One Cellulomonas sp. Y8 DNA segment encodes these proteins:
- a CDS encoding M20/M25/M40 family metallo-hydrolase has product MTALPDAARLAGETTELLRALIRNACVNEGTVESGQEIRNARTIADYLDGAGLDLEVVEPQPGRASLVTRIEGSVAGAPSLGLVGHTDVVPVEPDGWTRDPFGGELVDGWVWGRGAIDMLGLTAAYAVVTRALAASGVRLSGDLLLAAVADEEHGSVWGVDWLTTHRWDLVHADHVLTESGGVPVGAHRTLAVGEKGGAGRRLRVVGTPGHGSGPWGSRNAVVLAAEAVRRIAALRGPVVIGDLWRRYVDALDLPADVREAALDPDRLDEVLPLLGAIAPVAHATTHTTVAPTVLHGGSKPNVIPGHAEITLDIRVLPGARPADVDALLTEAVGDLAPHVVVEGDRWGEPSLSPTDTELYRVIEKAVGDRTGGAPVLPTLGTGGTDGRFYRRRGVPAYGFGLLSPHWDAGTWRGLFHGNDERVDVASLELTTAALHDVVTGFLR; this is encoded by the coding sequence ATGACCGCCCTGCCCGACGCCGCCCGCCTGGCAGGCGAGACCACCGAGCTCCTCCGGGCGCTGATCCGGAACGCCTGCGTGAACGAGGGCACCGTCGAGTCGGGCCAGGAGATCCGCAACGCCCGGACGATCGCCGACTACCTGGACGGCGCCGGCCTGGACCTCGAGGTCGTCGAGCCGCAGCCCGGTCGGGCGTCGCTCGTGACCCGGATCGAGGGCAGTGTCGCCGGGGCGCCGTCGCTGGGCCTCGTCGGGCACACCGACGTCGTCCCCGTCGAGCCCGACGGCTGGACCCGCGACCCGTTCGGCGGCGAGCTGGTCGACGGCTGGGTCTGGGGGCGCGGCGCGATCGACATGCTCGGGCTCACGGCCGCGTACGCCGTGGTCACCCGGGCGCTCGCGGCGTCGGGGGTGCGGCTGTCGGGCGACCTGCTGCTGGCGGCGGTCGCCGACGAGGAGCACGGCAGCGTCTGGGGGGTCGACTGGTTGACGACGCACCGGTGGGACCTCGTGCACGCCGACCACGTCCTCACCGAGTCGGGCGGCGTCCCCGTCGGTGCGCACCGCACGCTCGCCGTGGGGGAGAAGGGCGGCGCCGGCCGGCGGCTGCGGGTCGTCGGCACGCCGGGCCACGGCTCGGGCCCGTGGGGGAGCCGGAACGCGGTCGTCCTCGCCGCGGAGGCCGTGCGGCGCATCGCGGCGCTCCGCGGCCCGGTCGTGATCGGTGACCTGTGGCGGCGGTACGTCGACGCGCTCGACCTGCCCGCCGACGTCCGGGAGGCCGCCCTCGACCCGGACCGCCTCGACGAGGTGCTGCCGCTGCTCGGCGCGATCGCCCCGGTGGCGCACGCGACGACGCACACCACGGTCGCCCCGACCGTGCTGCACGGCGGGAGCAAGCCGAACGTCATCCCCGGGCACGCCGAGATCACCCTCGACATCCGGGTGCTGCCGGGCGCGCGGCCCGCGGACGTGGACGCGCTGCTCACCGAGGCGGTCGGCGACCTCGCACCGCACGTCGTCGTCGAGGGCGACCGGTGGGGTGAGCCGTCGCTCTCGCCGACCGACACCGAGCTGTACCGGGTGATCGAGAAGGCCGTCGGCGACCGCACCGGCGGGGCGCCCGTGCTGCCGACGCTCGGCACCGGCGGCACGGACGGCCGGTTCTACCGCCGGCGCGGGGTGCCGGCGTACGGCTTCGGCCTGCTGTCGCCGCACTGGGACGCGGGGACGTGGCGCGGCCTGTTCCACGGGAACGACGAGCGGGTGGACGTCGCGAGCCTCGAGCTCACCACCGCGGCGCTGCACGACGTGGTCACGGGCTTCCTGCGCTGA
- a CDS encoding DUF4397 domain-containing protein, producing the protein MRHRPSVTLAAAGIGSALLVAAAALPASAATGGTASLAVLHGVPDLTVDVWVDGTRTLDDFTPGTLAGPLDVPAGAHTLAITAADAADDSQPAIGPVDVTLEAGGSYTAVAHLTATGDPTATLFTNDTSAVPAGQGRLTVRHVAAAPAVDVLAGGSPVVTNLSNPDEQSLTVPAGTVSAAVAATGTTTPVLGPTDLTVAEGADTIVYAWGSLDAGNLALAVQTISGLHSAPGGVPSGELGTAAEGGSGPAAPWVAAATLLALVAVVGAVRPVRRARATARDRR; encoded by the coding sequence ATGCGTCATCGTCCGTCCGTCACCCTCGCCGCCGCCGGCATCGGCTCGGCCCTGCTGGTGGCCGCCGCCGCGCTGCCCGCCTCCGCCGCCACCGGCGGGACGGCGTCGCTCGCCGTCCTGCACGGCGTCCCCGACCTGACCGTCGACGTCTGGGTCGACGGCACCCGCACCCTCGACGACTTCACGCCCGGCACGCTCGCGGGACCGCTGGACGTGCCCGCGGGCGCGCACACCCTCGCGATCACCGCCGCCGACGCCGCCGACGACAGCCAGCCGGCGATCGGCCCGGTCGACGTCACCCTCGAGGCGGGCGGCAGCTACACCGCGGTCGCGCACCTCACCGCCACCGGCGACCCGACCGCGACGCTGTTCACCAACGACACCTCCGCGGTGCCGGCGGGGCAGGGCCGCCTCACCGTCCGGCACGTCGCGGCCGCGCCGGCGGTCGACGTCCTCGCGGGCGGCAGCCCGGTCGTGACGAACCTGTCCAACCCGGACGAGCAGTCGCTCACCGTGCCCGCCGGGACGGTCTCCGCCGCCGTCGCGGCCACCGGGACCACCACGCCGGTGCTCGGCCCGACCGACCTCACGGTCGCCGAGGGCGCCGACACCATCGTGTACGCCTGGGGCTCGCTGGACGCGGGCAACCTGGCGCTCGCGGTGCAGACCATCAGCGGGCTGCACTCGGCCCCGGGCGGCGTGCCGTCCGGCGAGCTCGGCACCGCCGCCGAGGGCGGCTCCGGGCCCGCGGCGCCGTGGGTCGCGGCCGCGACGCTGCTGGCGCTGGTCGCGGTCGTCGGTGCGGTGCGGCCGGTGCGCCGGGCCCGCGCGACCGCCCGCGACCGCCGCTGA